One Polaribacter sp. KT25b DNA segment encodes these proteins:
- a CDS encoding class I SAM-dependent DNA methyltransferase has protein sequence MAKKTKNTFEQDLFKAADKLRKNIDAAEYKHVVLGLIFLKYISESFIELHNKLEADEWSDAEDRDEYIAENTFFVPKLARWSHIHAQAKLPSIGQTIDEAMEAVEKENKELKNVLPQVYGKANLDKTSLGELIDLISNTELQAENENSKDLFGRVYEYFLGEFANAEGKKGGQFYTPKAIVKLMVEMIEPYKGRVYDPACGSGGMFVMSEKFVTEHAGNIKDITVYGQESNQTTWKLSRMNLAIRNINSKFVAWNTEGTFLKDAHPDLKADYILANPPFNQKEWGIDILQDDARWQYGTPPNGNANFGWMQHMLYHLAPTGVMATVLANGSLSSNTSGEGDIRKTLVENNLVECIVALPKQLFFNTGIPACIWFLRRGRTKTNEVLFIDASEMGYLKDRVHRDFSDADDENKKGDFHDNGLGDIQKITRTYHNWKTVTVNEPSLRGTKQSVYEDIKGYCKSATLAQIQKHNHVLTPGRYVGIPDEIDDGIPFETKMADLTTTLQQQMQQEEALNQEIKTQLANIGFQL, from the coding sequence ATGGCTAAAAAAACCAAAAACACCTTTGAGCAAGACTTGTTTAAAGCAGCAGATAAATTGCGTAAAAACATAGATGCTGCAGAATACAAACACGTGGTACTCGGACTTATTTTTTTAAAATATATTTCTGAATCTTTTATAGAATTACACAATAAATTAGAGGCTGACGAATGGAGCGATGCCGAAGACCGAGACGAATACATTGCAGAAAACACCTTCTTTGTGCCAAAACTAGCGCGTTGGTCTCACATTCACGCACAAGCAAAATTGCCAAGCATTGGTCAGACTATTGACGAAGCTATGGAAGCGGTAGAAAAAGAAAACAAAGAACTAAAAAACGTACTACCACAAGTGTATGGTAAAGCCAATTTAGATAAAACGTCTTTGGGTGAACTCATCGATTTAATTAGTAATACCGAGTTACAAGCCGAAAACGAAAACTCTAAAGACCTTTTTGGTAGAGTATACGAATACTTTTTAGGCGAATTTGCCAATGCAGAAGGTAAAAAAGGCGGACAATTTTACACACCAAAAGCCATTGTAAAACTAATGGTAGAAATGATAGAACCTTACAAAGGGCGTGTATACGATCCTGCTTGTGGTTCTGGTGGTATGTTTGTCATGAGTGAAAAATTTGTAACCGAACATGCTGGTAACATCAAAGATATAACCGTTTACGGACAAGAAAGCAACCAAACCACTTGGAAACTGTCTCGAATGAATCTTGCCATACGTAACATAAACAGCAAGTTTGTAGCATGGAATACCGAAGGTACTTTTTTAAAAGATGCACATCCAGATTTAAAAGCAGATTACATATTAGCCAATCCGCCATTTAACCAAAAAGAATGGGGCATAGACATACTACAAGACGATGCACGTTGGCAATATGGCACACCACCCAATGGTAATGCCAATTTTGGTTGGATGCAACACATGTTATACCATTTAGCACCAACAGGTGTTATGGCAACCGTATTAGCCAATGGCTCATTAAGTTCTAATACCTCTGGCGAAGGCGATATACGTAAAACCCTAGTAGAAAACAATTTGGTAGAATGCATTGTTGCCTTACCAAAACAACTATTTTTTAATACAGGTATTCCTGCTTGTATTTGGTTTTTACGCAGAGGAAGAACAAAAACCAACGAAGTCTTGTTTATTGATGCCTCAGAAATGGGTTATCTAAAAGACCGAGTACATCGTGATTTTTCAGATGCTGATGATGAAAATAAAAAAGGAGACTTCCATGACAATGGATTAGGAGATATTCAAAAAATAACAAGAACCTACCACAACTGGAAAACCGTCACTGTAAACGAACCGTCATTGCGAGGCACGAAGCAATCTGTTTATGAGGACATCAAAGGCTACTGCAAAAGCGCAACCCTAGCACAAATACAAAAACACAACCACGTACTAACACCAGGACGCTACGTTGGCATACCAGACGAAATAGACGATGGCATCCCCTTTGAAACCAAAATGGCAGACCTAACTACCACCTTGCAACAACAAATGCAACAAGAGGAAGCCCTAAACCAAGAAATTAAAACACAACTGGCTAATATTGGGTTTCAATTATGA
- a CDS encoding FdhF/YdeP family oxidoreductase, whose amino-acid sequence MSKKTAAQPPEKLTGIELTDVPKSSVGVKAIKSALTHVKDEVGIIKGLSLLSKLNQKNGFDCPGCAWPDPDEKRAFLAEYCENGAKAIAEEATKNKVSPLFFTTHSVEELAKLSDYEIGKSGRITHPMYLPEGKTHYEEISWGKAFKLIADELNGLDSPDEAIFYTSGRTSNEAAFLYQLFVREFGTNNLPDCSNMCHESSGVALSQTLGIGKGSVTLDDFNHADLVIVIGQNPGTNHPRMLSALSETKKKGGKIITINPLPEVGLMNYKEPQNPLKWLGKGQDLTDLFLQVKINGDVALLKIILKLMKEQEDLKPNSVFNHQFINEKTAGIEDLLKDLDTYSIDELVPQTGLSLNEIKNATELIINNEKIIICWAMGLTQHKNGVDNIREVVNILLLKGSIGKKGAGTCPVRGHSNVQGDRTMGIWERPPSSFLDNLEKEFKFKAPRRFGFDVVEAIEAMHQKKAKVFFGMGGNFVSATPDTEFTADALRNCKLTVQVSTKLNRSHLITGKKALILPCLGRSEKDYQVTGEQFVSVENSMGVVQQSRGHLEPCFDKLLSETAIVANLANFTLKRSNTDWIELMSNYDLIRRKIEATIPGFENYNKRVRIKGGFYLPNNARDNNFETTKTNKANFSINKPSEIELENNQFIMMTIRTHDQFNTTIYGLNDRYRGVLNERRVVFMNPDDMKTLGLQKLDLVDLTSHFNNEKREAKGFLAIPYSIPKQCTATYFPEANVLVPLKSKADISNTPASKTVIITIKKREI is encoded by the coding sequence ATGTCTAAAAAAACAGCTGCACAACCACCAGAAAAATTAACAGGAATTGAGCTTACTGATGTTCCAAAATCTTCTGTTGGTGTAAAAGCAATAAAATCTGCGTTAACACATGTAAAAGATGAAGTTGGCATTATAAAAGGGCTTAGTTTATTATCAAAATTAAATCAGAAAAATGGTTTTGATTGCCCAGGTTGTGCTTGGCCAGATCCTGATGAAAAACGTGCTTTTTTAGCTGAATATTGTGAAAACGGTGCAAAAGCTATTGCTGAAGAAGCAACTAAAAATAAAGTTTCTCCCTTATTTTTTACAACACATTCCGTTGAAGAATTAGCAAAATTATCTGATTATGAAATTGGTAAAAGTGGGCGAATTACACATCCTATGTATTTACCTGAAGGAAAAACACACTACGAAGAAATTTCTTGGGGAAAAGCTTTTAAACTGATTGCTGATGAATTAAATGGACTTGATTCTCCTGATGAAGCTATTTTTTACACATCTGGAAGAACCAGTAATGAAGCTGCTTTTTTGTATCAATTGTTTGTGCGTGAATTTGGGACAAATAATTTACCAGATTGTTCTAATATGTGCCACGAATCTAGTGGCGTAGCACTTTCTCAAACTTTAGGAATTGGTAAAGGCTCTGTAACTTTAGACGATTTTAATCATGCTGATTTGGTGATTGTAATTGGGCAAAATCCCGGTACAAATCATCCAAGAATGTTATCTGCTTTAAGCGAAACAAAAAAGAAAGGCGGTAAAATTATAACAATTAATCCGTTGCCAGAAGTTGGATTAATGAATTATAAAGAGCCTCAAAATCCTTTAAAATGGTTAGGAAAAGGGCAAGATTTAACAGATTTGTTTTTGCAAGTAAAAATAAACGGAGATGTTGCTTTGTTAAAAATCATCTTAAAATTGATGAAAGAACAAGAGGATTTAAAACCAAATTCTGTTTTTAATCATCAATTTATCAACGAAAAAACAGCGGGAATTGAAGACTTATTAAAAGATTTAGATACGTATTCTATTGATGAATTAGTACCTCAAACTGGTTTATCATTAAATGAAATAAAAAATGCCACAGAATTGATTATCAACAATGAAAAAATTATTATTTGTTGGGCAATGGGTTTAACACAACATAAAAATGGGGTTGATAATATTCGTGAAGTTGTAAATATTTTATTACTAAAAGGAAGTATTGGTAAAAAAGGAGCAGGAACTTGTCCTGTTCGTGGTCATTCTAATGTGCAAGGAGACAGAACTATGGGGATTTGGGAAAGACCACCATCTTCATTTTTAGACAATTTAGAAAAAGAATTTAAGTTTAAAGCGCCTAGAAGATTTGGTTTTGATGTTGTTGAAGCTATCGAAGCCATGCATCAGAAAAAAGCAAAAGTATTTTTTGGAATGGGTGGTAATTTTGTTTCTGCAACGCCAGATACAGAATTTACTGCAGATGCTTTGCGCAATTGTAAATTAACGGTTCAAGTATCTACAAAATTAAATAGAAGTCATTTAATTACAGGTAAAAAAGCATTAATACTACCTTGTTTAGGGCGTTCTGAAAAAGATTATCAAGTTACAGGAGAACAGTTTGTTTCTGTAGAAAATTCTATGGGAGTTGTACAGCAATCAAGAGGACATTTAGAACCTTGTTTTGATAAATTATTGAGCGAAACTGCTATTGTTGCCAATTTGGCTAACTTTACTTTAAAAAGATCGAACACAGATTGGATTGAGTTAATGTCTAATTATGATTTAATTAGAAGAAAAATTGAAGCTACAATTCCTGGTTTCGAAAACTATAATAAACGAGTTCGAATTAAAGGCGGATTTTATTTACCAAACAATGCAAGAGATAATAATTTTGAAACAACTAAAACCAATAAAGCTAATTTTAGTATTAATAAACCATCAGAAATTGAGTTAGAAAACAATCAATTTATAATGATGACAATTAGAACTCACGATCAATTTAATACCACAATTTATGGTTTAAATGATAGATATAGAGGTGTTTTAAATGAAAGAAGAGTTGTTTTCATGAATCCGGATGACATGAAAACTTTAGGTTTACAAAAATTAGATTTGGTAGATTTAACGAGTCATTTTAATAACGAAAAAAGAGAGGCTAAAGGTTTTTTGGCAATTCCGTATAGTATTCCAAAACAATGTACGGCTACTTATTTCCCTGAGGCAAATGTGTTAGTTCCGTTAAAAAGCAAAGCAGATATTAGCAATACACCTGCTTCAAAAACAGTAATTATTACTATTAAAAAGAGAGAAATTTAA
- a CDS encoding beta-N-acetylhexosaminidase yields the protein MKNKSFLLFISLLFIHILTINSQDINIIPKPQEFSFDKGNVVINENTIIIHTSESNASAKTLQNYFKDVYELDIKSTEFQSLKKNSIHFKMDESIVNEGYELSISDGEITICALNDKGWFYAVQSLIQYCSSNSYFSKYEKSIKLKEVTIKDAPRFKWRAFMLDEARHFKGMQQVKMLLDEMALLKMNVFHWHLVDDQGWRIEIKKYPKLTQIGSKRKSTQIGPLQWESPIQSAEPHEGFYTQDQIKEIIKYASDRHITIVPEIEMPGHSTAAIASYSWLGTSKEEIEVPIKFGVGKDVYDVSNPKVIQFLTDVLDEVMALFPSEVIHIGGDEVKYNHWKNSAAVKTYMKEKNLKTPADLQVYFTNNISNYLQGKGKRMMGWNEIMGHNLHFYQDKKDTETTQKLAKETIVHFWKGDNELLTTAASNGYEIVNSLHSYTYLDYTYNVLPLSKAYSFDPVPEKLDVKYHDKIIGLGAQMWGEWIPTNGEMHFKVFPRIAAYAEIGWTRKENKDFAAFTSALKHLQKRWTAKGIYFATDEFVEKKK from the coding sequence ATGAAGAATAAGAGCTTCCTTTTATTTATTTCTTTACTTTTTATTCATATTTTAACGATCAATTCGCAAGACATTAATATTATTCCTAAACCTCAAGAATTTTCTTTTGATAAAGGCAATGTTGTTATTAATGAAAACACCATTATAATTCATACATCAGAAAGTAATGCATCAGCAAAAACATTACAAAACTATTTTAAAGATGTCTATGAATTAGACATAAAATCAACAGAGTTTCAAAGCTTAAAAAAGAATTCCATCCATTTTAAAATGGATGAAAGCATTGTAAATGAAGGCTATGAATTATCAATTTCTGATGGAGAAATTACCATTTGTGCTTTAAATGATAAAGGGTGGTTTTATGCGGTGCAAAGTTTAATTCAGTATTGTTCTTCCAATTCTTATTTTTCTAAATATGAAAAATCAATAAAACTAAAAGAGGTTACAATAAAAGATGCGCCAAGATTTAAATGGAGAGCTTTTATGTTAGATGAAGCCAGACATTTTAAAGGAATGCAGCAAGTAAAAATGCTGTTAGATGAAATGGCTTTATTAAAAATGAATGTTTTTCATTGGCATTTAGTAGACGATCAAGGTTGGAGAATTGAAATTAAAAAATACCCAAAACTTACACAAATCGGTTCTAAAAGAAAAAGCACGCAAATTGGCCCTTTACAATGGGAAAGTCCTATTCAATCTGCAGAACCACATGAAGGTTTTTATACACAAGATCAAATAAAAGAAATTATAAAATATGCGTCTGATAGACATATAACCATTGTACCAGAAATAGAAATGCCTGGTCATTCTACTGCAGCAATTGCTTCTTATTCTTGGTTGGGAACCTCTAAAGAAGAAATAGAAGTACCTATTAAATTTGGCGTTGGCAAAGATGTGTATGATGTATCAAATCCTAAAGTAATTCAGTTTTTAACAGATGTTTTAGATGAGGTAATGGCGCTTTTTCCATCCGAAGTAATTCATATTGGCGGCGATGAAGTAAAGTATAATCATTGGAAAAATTCTGCTGCTGTAAAAACATATATGAAAGAAAAAAACTTAAAAACTCCTGCAGATTTACAAGTGTATTTTACAAATAATATATCTAACTATTTACAAGGTAAAGGCAAACGAATGATGGGTTGGAACGAAATTATGGGGCATAATCTGCATTTTTATCAAGATAAAAAAGACACAGAAACTACGCAAAAATTAGCAAAAGAAACCATTGTACATTTCTGGAAAGGTGATAATGAATTATTAACAACTGCGGCAAGTAATGGTTACGAAATTGTAAATTCGCTCCACTCCTACACGTATTTAGATTATACATATAACGTTTTACCACTATCTAAAGCATATTCTTTTGATCCGGTTCCAGAAAAATTAGATGTAAAATATCATGATAAAATTATTGGTTTAGGCGCACAAATGTGGGGAGAATGGATTCCTACAAATGGTGAAATGCATTTTAAAGTTTTTCCTAGAATTGCAGCCTATGCAGAAATTGGCTGGACAAGAAAAGAAAACAAAGACTTCGCTGCTTTTACATCGGCTTTAAAACATTTACAAAAAAGATGGACAGCAAAAGGCATTTATTTTGCTACGGATGAATTTGTAGAAAAAAAGAAATAA
- a CDS encoding sugar phosphate nucleotidyltransferase: MNDNLLILAGGMSSRMKSPSTSNLINKEVENQANVRSKSLISVGNQGRPLMDYLLYNAKKAGYKNIYIVINEKGGLFKEFYGKKTANNNFNGLNISFATQYIPTDRVKPFGTADAVFQAIEQFKDLQSKQFTVCNSDNLYSEKALRMLRETSSSNAFISYNRDGLEFSLEKILKFAVVQLDRKNYLQNIIEKPSLETANSYKDTLGKIRVSMNIFKLDGKMMYPYLKNCPVHPVRDEKELPSAILNMVKEHSNAVLGIPLSEHVPDLTAKDDIIIIKEYLKKHYPTLLNWAN; this comes from the coding sequence ATGAACGATAACTTACTTATTTTAGCTGGTGGAATGTCTTCTAGAATGAAAAGCCCATCAACATCAAATTTAATAAACAAAGAAGTTGAAAACCAAGCAAATGTTAGAAGTAAAAGTTTAATAAGTGTTGGCAATCAAGGTAGGCCATTAATGGACTACCTTTTATATAATGCTAAAAAAGCAGGCTACAAAAACATTTATATTGTAATCAATGAAAAAGGTGGTTTATTTAAAGAGTTTTACGGTAAAAAAACAGCCAATAACAATTTTAACGGATTAAATATTTCTTTTGCAACACAATACATTCCTACAGATAGAGTAAAACCTTTTGGAACTGCAGATGCTGTTTTTCAAGCAATTGAACAATTCAAAGACCTACAATCTAAACAATTTACAGTCTGTAATAGTGATAATTTATATTCAGAAAAAGCATTAAGAATGCTTAGAGAAACTTCTAGTTCTAATGCTTTTATTAGTTATAATAGAGATGGTTTAGAATTCTCTTTAGAAAAAATTTTAAAATTTGCTGTTGTTCAATTAGATCGCAAAAATTATTTGCAAAATATTATTGAAAAACCATCTTTAGAAACTGCCAATAGTTATAAAGATACTTTAGGCAAAATTAGAGTAAGCATGAATATTTTTAAATTGGATGGAAAAATGATGTATCCTTATTTAAAAAACTGTCCTGTGCATCCTGTAAGAGACGAAAAAGAATTACCAAGTGCCATTTTAAATATGGTTAAAGAACATTCTAATGCAGTGTTAGGCATTCCGCTTTCTGAACATGTGCCCGATTTAACGGCAAAAGACGACATTATTATTATTAAAGAATATTTAAAAAAACACTATCCAACACTATTAAACTGGGCTAATTAA
- a CDS encoding restriction endonuclease subunit S: MSSVDEKMPEGWVKDTLGEVIDIKHGFAFKGEFITLQSNNKILITPGNFKVGGGFKSNKFKYYTGDYPENYVLKPNDVIVTMTDLSKEGDTLGFSAKVPNDEKEYLHNQRIGLIQFKNSDFDKEYVYWLLRTKHYQKSIVNSATGSTVRHTSPSRIQEYQFKYPEDKKEQKAIANVLTAFDDKIENLRAQNQTLEQTAQTIFKEWFGLYQIDDVLPEGWRVGKLGEIGTIVCGKTPSKSKSDYYGDDIPFIKIPDMHNQVFILGANDNLTLMGANSQRKKMIPKNSIIVSCIATVGLVSLSTQDCQTNQQINSVIPINEFMREYLYLKLTSLRKYLNDLGSGGTATLNVNTSTFSNIELVIPAKDFLMKFNKIQSPLFEKILSNLKQIQTLTQTRDTLLPKLMRGELRVNGLKKE, encoded by the coding sequence ATGAGTAGTGTAGATGAAAAAATGCCTGAGGGTTGGGTAAAAGATACTTTAGGTGAAGTAATTGATATTAAACATGGATTTGCATTCAAAGGTGAATTCATTACTCTTCAGTCGAATAATAAAATATTAATTACGCCAGGAAACTTCAAAGTAGGAGGAGGATTTAAAAGTAATAAGTTTAAATATTATACTGGAGATTATCCTGAAAATTATGTTTTAAAACCAAATGATGTTATAGTCACTATGACTGATTTAAGTAAAGAAGGTGATACATTAGGTTTTTCGGCAAAAGTGCCTAATGACGAAAAAGAATATCTACATAATCAAAGAATAGGTTTAATTCAATTTAAAAACTCAGATTTTGATAAAGAATACGTTTACTGGCTTTTACGAACAAAGCATTATCAAAAAAGTATCGTAAATAGTGCCACAGGTAGTACGGTTAGACATACTTCGCCATCTAGAATTCAAGAATATCAGTTTAAATACCCAGAAGACAAAAAAGAACAAAAAGCCATAGCCAACGTCTTAACCGCTTTTGATGATAAAATAGAAAACCTACGCGCTCAAAACCAAACTTTAGAGCAAACCGCACAAACTATTTTTAAAGAATGGTTTGGGTTATACCAAATTGATGATGTATTGCCTGAGGGTTGGCGTGTTGGGAAGTTGGGGGAGATAGGGACTATTGTATGTGGCAAAACACCTTCTAAATCTAAAAGTGATTATTATGGAGATGACATTCCATTTATTAAAATTCCAGATATGCATAATCAAGTTTTTATTCTAGGGGCAAATGATAATTTGACTTTAATGGGAGCAAATTCTCAAAGAAAGAAAATGATTCCTAAAAATTCTATAATTGTGAGTTGTATAGCAACTGTTGGATTAGTTTCATTAAGTACTCAAGATTGTCAAACTAATCAACAAATAAATTCAGTTATTCCAATTAATGAATTTATGAGAGAATATTTATATTTGAAACTGACTAGTTTAAGAAAATATTTAAACGATTTAGGTTCAGGAGGTACAGCAACATTAAATGTCAATACAAGTACTTTTTCAAATATAGAATTGGTTATTCCTGCAAAAGATTTTTTGATGAAATTTAATAAAATTCAAAGTCCTTTATTTGAAAAGATATTATCTAATCTTAAACAAATCCAAACTCTAACCCAAACCAGAGATACCTTGTTACCAAAGTTAATGCGTGGTGAGTTGCGTGTAAATGGGCTTAAAAAGGAATAG
- a CDS encoding mevalonate kinase codes for MTEIISIAPGRTCLFGDHQDYLGLPIIACAINRHITLKAIKNNSDTFTIDLPDINQKRTIAVFDEHLILEKEDFIIAALRVLKRNNCVPTCGYDIVITGTIPINAGTSSSSALTISWIQFLLKAYGPKELLTPEIISKLAHEAEVLEFNAPGGKMDHYSIGLGNIIYLETGNHFSYQVLQKPLSGLIMAESGVPKETLGLLKRLKENSWKAIDVVAKNVKNFELEKAKLKDLEMYLSFLSDDLKPYFEAAIGNFDVTKKALLEFKKEELNLVEIGNLMNQHHHYLKNLLKITVPKIDAMIDAALEAGAYGAKIVGSGGGGSIAALAPKNKEQKIIDAILKAGAKDAYAVSVDKGARIL; via the coding sequence ATGACAGAAATCATATCAATTGCGCCCGGTAGAACTTGCTTATTTGGCGATCATCAAGATTATTTAGGCTTGCCAATTATTGCTTGTGCTATTAACAGGCATATTACCTTAAAAGCCATCAAAAATAATTCAGATACATTTACTATTGATTTGCCAGACATCAACCAAAAGCGAACAATTGCTGTTTTTGATGAACATTTAATTCTTGAAAAGGAGGATTTTATTATTGCTGCTTTACGGGTTTTAAAAAGAAATAATTGTGTACCAACTTGTGGTTACGATATTGTAATTACAGGTACAATACCAATAAACGCAGGCACTTCTAGCTCTTCTGCTTTAACAATTTCTTGGATACAGTTTTTATTAAAAGCTTATGGCCCTAAAGAACTATTAACTCCAGAAATTATTTCTAAACTAGCACATGAAGCAGAAGTTTTAGAGTTTAATGCGCCTGGAGGAAAAATGGATCATTACAGTATTGGTTTAGGAAATATTATTTATTTAGAAACTGGAAATCATTTTTCGTATCAAGTTTTACAAAAACCTTTGTCTGGTTTAATTATGGCAGAATCTGGCGTACCAAAAGAAACCTTAGGATTGTTAAAAAGACTAAAAGAAAACTCATGGAAAGCTATTGATGTAGTAGCTAAAAATGTAAAAAACTTTGAACTTGAAAAAGCTAAACTTAAAGATTTAGAAATGTATCTTTCTTTTTTATCAGACGATTTAAAACCCTATTTTGAAGCTGCTATTGGTAATTTTGATGTAACAAAAAAAGCCCTTTTAGAATTTAAAAAAGAGGAATTAAATTTGGTTGAAATTGGCAATTTAATGAATCAACATCATCATTATTTAAAAAACCTTTTAAAAATTACGGTGCCAAAAATTGATGCCATGATTGACGCTGCTTTAGAAGCGGGTGCTTATGGAGCTAAAATTGTAGGTTCTGGTGGTGGTGGAAGTATTGCTGCTTTAGCACCCAAAAATAAAGAACAAAAAATTATAGATGCTATTTTAAAAGCAGGCGCTAAAGATGCGTATGCTGTCTCCGTTGATAAAGGTGCACGTATTTTATAA
- a CDS encoding HU family DNA-binding protein, with product MVKIIPISKSNPQDRGAENKYYAQAVATGKTDLERLAYLVANQSTVREGDCYAVILSLIHNIVDELNQGRIVKLDKLGTFNISVSSNASDTPEAVSANLIKDVRIRFRPDQRIKNSLNINTMNFTTSQSM from the coding sequence ATGGTAAAAATTATACCAATAAGTAAGTCGAATCCTCAAGATAGAGGAGCGGAGAATAAATATTATGCCCAAGCGGTTGCAACAGGTAAAACAGATTTAGAGCGTTTAGCCTATTTAGTAGCCAATCAAAGCACCGTAAGAGAAGGTGATTGTTATGCTGTTATTTTGTCTTTAATTCACAATATTGTAGATGAGTTAAACCAAGGTAGAATCGTAAAACTAGATAAGTTAGGTACTTTTAATATTAGTGTAAGTTCTAATGCTAGTGATACCCCAGAAGCGGTATCTGCAAATTTAATAAAAGACGTACGCATACGGTTTAGACCTGATCAAAGAATTAAAAATTCTTTAAATATAAACACGATGAACTTTACAACTTCTCAAAGTATGTAA
- a CDS encoding transposase has protein sequence MKHYNLKKHNRKSIRLKGYDYAQNGLYFITICIQKRVCLLGNIINETLETNNAGKMIDKWYWELENKFPNIKCHAHIVMPNHFHCIIEIVHNVGADLCVRPNTNTDLRVRPNTDLHVRPNTANKNKPIPTKNDLETNDNAFVSNVNVPVSNKNVPVSNKNVPVSNVNVPFSNANVPIMGEHIGSPLHVVVQWFKTMTTNEYIRNVKTNNWQRFNGKLWQRNYWEHIIRNEKSYQNISEYIMNNPTKWIADKLNPNNISN, from the coding sequence ATGAAGCATTACAATCTTAAAAAGCACAACCGTAAATCCATTCGATTAAAAGGATACGATTATGCACAAAACGGATTGTATTTTATTACCATTTGTATACAAAAACGGGTTTGTTTATTAGGCAATATTATTAATGAAACATTAGAAACCAACAATGCCGGTAAAATGATTGATAAATGGTATTGGGAATTGGAAAATAAATTTCCAAATATAAAATGCCATGCACATATTGTAATGCCCAACCATTTTCATTGTATTATAGAAATCGTACATAACGTAGGGGCTGACCTATGTGTCCGCCCTAATACTAATACCGACCTACGTGTCCGCCCCAATACCGACCTACATGTCCGCCCCAATACCGCAAACAAAAACAAACCAATACCAACCAAAAACGATTTGGAAACAAATGATAATGCTTTTGTTTCAAATGTAAACGTTCCTGTTTCGAACAAAAACGTTCCGGTTTCGAACAAAAACGTTCCGGTTTCAAATGTAAACGTTCCGTTTTCTAATGCTAACGTTCCTATTATGGGCGAACACATAGGTTCGCCCCTACATGTGGTGGTGCAATGGTTTAAAACCATGACAACAAACGAATACATACGTAATGTTAAAACCAATAATTGGCAACGTTTTAATGGTAAATTATGGCAACGTAACTATTGGGAACATATCATTAGAAACGAAAAATCGTATCAAAATATATCGGAATATATTATGAACAATCCCACAAAATGGATTGCAGATAAATTAAATCCTAATAACATTTCAAATTAA